A window of Nocardiopsis sp. Huas11 genomic DNA:
GTCGCCGCTGCGGGTGGCACAGCTGTCGACGATGAGCTTGCCGCGGCCGAAGTCCTCGCCGTCGTCGCGGGAGTGTCCGCCCTCGCCCTGGCGCTCGCCCTGGTCGGCCACGGCCACGCGCAGCCGTCCGGCGTCGGAGCGGATGAACAGGGTCATCACCCCGCCGCTCTGCCCCGAGCGCGAGTGCAGCAGCGCGTTGGTGGCGAGTTCACTGACCGCCAGCTCGGCGTCGTCCAGCACCTCGTCGGAGTGGCCCATGCGGTCGAGGAACTCGCGCACGCGGGCGCGCACCGATCGGACCGCGGTGAGGTTGCCCGCGCAGCTCCATACGGTGTGGTCCGTAACTCCTCCGGTCAGGTCGGCGACATCGATCGCCGGAACGCCCGGTGTGGTGCCGTCCGGGGCGTTCGCGGGCACGAACTCGCGGAGTTGCCTCGCCTCAGCCATCCGGTCACTCCAATCACCCGCGTCGGGCGCGCGGGTCGCGCCGCCTGCACTCACCTTAGACAAGGGCGTACTTGCTCCAGAACAGCACACCCGGCTTCGGCATGCCGGGGATTGGCCACAAAACCCCGTCACGTGTCCTCCCCGAGGAGGACAAAGGAAACGCTCCGCACCCCAGGCGATCCCATGTGAGGTGTAACACGCAGGCAATGGACCCGCCCGTGTTCGTGGCCGGAACCGGCCGTGGGCCGGGCTTCGAGCCCCGTCGGTCCGCTGGGCACCGATACGCACAGCAGCCACATGGAATCTCACCGTTACCAGCGTGTGACGGAATCCGGCAAAACGGATAAATCATCCGTTAAACACCACGGTTTCGCTTCCTGGAGACATCGATTAGGGCACAACCCCCGGTGCTCCGAGCGGGCCGGACACCGCTCCCCGCACGTGGGCGCGATGCGCACATGAGCACGCGCGGCGTCCGCACCCGGCGCCGGAAAGTACCAGGCCACAGCCGCTTTCGCCACCCCGGCACGCGGCCGTTCTCCCGCTCCCCGCGGCACGCTGGAACGACCACCTGTCCGGACATGGGCTCATTTGACGCTCTCATCAGGCGCAACAAGGATCAGGAGCGTCAATGCCGGCCCCGTGCCCCCGGGCCCAGCGGGCGTCGCCCCGCCCGGCGTCGACACCGCGAAGTTCCCAGTCCAGACGAGGTGTCCTGTGCCTTCCCTGTCCGAAGACCCCACCCCCGCCCGCGTCCTCGGTGTCCCCAGCCGCCGTTCCCTCCTCAAGGCCTCAGCCGCCGGAGCGGCCCTGACACCGGTCCTGGCCGCCTGCGGCGGAGACGAGGGGTCCGGGGGGTCCGGTGACGGCGAGCCGCAGCGGGGCGGTCGCCTGCGCGTCGGCGTCGCGGGCGGCGGCGCCAGCGACACCCTCGACGCGCACGACCCCACCGACAATGTCGACATCGCGCGCAACTACGCGCTGTACGCGTCGCTGATGCGCTACAGCAACGACGGCACCATCGAGCCGTACCTGGCCGAGTCCCTGGAGTCCAACGACGACGGCACCGAGTGGACCCTGGTCCTCAAGGAGGGCCTGACCTTCCACGACGAGTCACCCGTGACCGCCGACGCGGTCGTCTTCTCGCTCCGCCGCATCCTGGACCCGGACGAACCCATGCGCGGCGCGGGGGACCTGGAGGGCGTCGACTACGAGGGCCTGGAGATCGTCGACGACCGCACGGTGGTCATCCACTGCACCGAGCCCATGGTCACCCTGCCCGAGGCGCTGGCCGAGTACTACAACTGCGTGGTGCCCGAGGGCTACGACCCCGACGAGCCGATCGGCTGCGGCCCCTTCCGGCTGACCGAGTTCACCGTCGGCGAGTACAGCCTCATGGCCCGGCACGAGGGCTACCACGAGGAGGGCCTGCCCTACATCGACGAGCTGGAGATCATCGACTTCCCCGAGGACGATGCCCGCGTCAACGCGCTGAGCAGCCAGAACGTCGACATCATCAGCCAGGTCCCGCACGCCCAGGTGGCGATCATCGAGGGCGACCCGTCGCTGTCGGTCCTGGAGTCCGAGACCGGCATGTGGCTGCCGTTCACCATGCGCGTGGACCAGGCCCCCTTCGACGACGTGCGCGTGCGCCAGGCGTTCCGGCTCATCGTGGACCGCCAGGAGATGATCGACCAGGCGCTGTCCGGCTACGGGCAGATCGGCAACGACATGTACGCGCGGATGGACCCCTCCTACCCCGAGGACTTCGAGCAGCGCGACCAGGATCTGGACGAGGCCCGCCGACTGCTGGACGAGGCCGGCCACGGCGACGGCCTGGAGGTCGAGCTGGTCACCAGCGACATCAGCGCGGGTGTGGTCGCCGCCGCCGAGGTCTTCAAGGAGCAGGCCACCGAGGCCGGGGTCACCGTCACCCTGCGCCGGGTCAACCCCAGCGACTACTGGAACCCGGAGGAGGGCTTCCCCTACGCCTTCGGCCAGGACTTCTGGAGCGCCCGCAACTACATCACGCAGACCGCCCAGGGCTCGGTCGTGGGCGCGCCCTACAACGAGACGATGTGGGGCGAGGACGAGGAGTGGGTCGACCTCGTCGACCAGGCCCGCAGCACCTCCGACCTGGACGAGCGCAACGAGATCATCCGGCAGGCGCAGCGGATCGAGTACGAGGAGGGCGGCTACATCGTCTGGGGCTTCGTCAACCTGATCGACGCCCACACGACGAGCGTGCACGGGCTGGAGCCCGCGGTCTCCGGCCACCCCCTGGGTTCCTACGCCTTCCACCTGGTGTGGATGGACCAGTAGGACGGCACCGCCCGCCGGGGCGGGTGCTCCGGGCACCCGCCCCCGTCCGACCGCAACCGAAAGCTCACCATGACTCGACTCATCGTCGCCCGGCTCCTCTACGGCGCCCTGACGCTCTGGGCGGTGTCCCTCGTGGTCTTCGCCGCCACCCAGGCGCTGCCCGGCGACGCAGCCCAGCTCATCCTCGGGCGCGACGCGACGCCCGAGCGCCTGGCCGTGCTGCGCGAACAGCTCAACCTGGGCGAGCCCGTGGCCGTGCAGTACCTGCAGTGGCTCCAGGGCATCGTCCAGGGCGACCTGGGCACGTCGTTCTCCAACCGTCAGCCCGTCGCGGAGTACCTCGCCTCGCCCGTCCAGAGCTCGATGGCCCTCATGGGGCTGTCCGCGCTCGTGGCCACGCCGATCGCGCTGGCCGTCGGCGCGTTCAGCGCGCTGCGCAGGGACCGGGCCTTCGACCACACCTCGTCGATGGGAACGCTGGTCGTGGCGTCCATCCCCGAGTTCGTCGTCGGCATCCTGCTGATCCTGCTGCTGGGTCCCGGCGGCCTGGACCTGTTCCCGTCGGTGTACGCCCGCGAGGGCGGTCCCGACCAGTGGATCCTGCCCGTCCTGACGCTGTCGCTGGCCGTGGCCCCGCCGATCGTGCGGATGATGCGGGCGACGATGATCGAGGTCCGGGAGAGCGAGTACGTGCAGCAGGCACGGCTCAAGGGCATGAGCGAGCGCCTCGTGCTCTGGCGCCACGCCGCGCCCAACGCCATCGGCCCGGTCGCCCAGGTCGTCGCGCTGCAGCTGGCGTGGCTGGCCGGCGGTGTGGTGGCGATCGAGTACCTGTTCAACTTCCCCGGCGTCGGCAAGGTGCTGATGGACGCCATCGAGAACCGCGACGTGCCGCTGATCCAGGCGGTCGTCCTCCTCATCGCCGGGATCTACATCCTCGTCAACCTGGTCGCCGACGTGATCGGTCTGGCGTCCAACCCGAAGGTGAGGGTCGCGAACCGATGAGTACACCTTCGACGCCGACGGCCGAGGCCGTCGCCACCCCGCCCAGGCGCCGCCCCGGACTGTTCCGGACCGCGTGGCGGTTCGGCCGGACCAAGGTGGGCGTGGTCCTGACCGCCCTGATCGTCCTCGTGGCCGTGGTGGGCCCCTTCGTGGCCCCGTACACGCCGACGGAGTTCGTCGCCAAGCCGTTCGAGACGGGCGTGGACGGCGCGCTGTTCGGCGGCGAC
This region includes:
- a CDS encoding ATP-binding protein: MAEARQLREFVPANAPDGTTPGVPAIDVADLTGGVTDHTVWSCAGNLTAVRSVRARVREFLDRMGHSDEVLDDAELAVSELATNALLHSRSGQSGGVMTLFIRSDAGRLRVAVADQGERQGEGGHSRDDGEDFGRGKLIVDSCATRSGDYWNEATHVAWFEIDDPRAEAEAAAG
- a CDS encoding ABC transporter substrate-binding protein, whose product is MPSLSEDPTPARVLGVPSRRSLLKASAAGAALTPVLAACGGDEGSGGSGDGEPQRGGRLRVGVAGGGASDTLDAHDPTDNVDIARNYALYASLMRYSNDGTIEPYLAESLESNDDGTEWTLVLKEGLTFHDESPVTADAVVFSLRRILDPDEPMRGAGDLEGVDYEGLEIVDDRTVVIHCTEPMVTLPEALAEYYNCVVPEGYDPDEPIGCGPFRLTEFTVGEYSLMARHEGYHEEGLPYIDELEIIDFPEDDARVNALSSQNVDIISQVPHAQVAIIEGDPSLSVLESETGMWLPFTMRVDQAPFDDVRVRQAFRLIVDRQEMIDQALSGYGQIGNDMYARMDPSYPEDFEQRDQDLDEARRLLDEAGHGDGLEVELVTSDISAGVVAAAEVFKEQATEAGVTVTLRRVNPSDYWNPEEGFPYAFGQDFWSARNYITQTAQGSVVGAPYNETMWGEDEEWVDLVDQARSTSDLDERNEIIRQAQRIEYEEGGYIVWGFVNLIDAHTTSVHGLEPAVSGHPLGSYAFHLVWMDQ
- a CDS encoding ABC transporter permease; amino-acid sequence: MTRLIVARLLYGALTLWAVSLVVFAATQALPGDAAQLILGRDATPERLAVLREQLNLGEPVAVQYLQWLQGIVQGDLGTSFSNRQPVAEYLASPVQSSMALMGLSALVATPIALAVGAFSALRRDRAFDHTSSMGTLVVASIPEFVVGILLILLLGPGGLDLFPSVYAREGGPDQWILPVLTLSLAVAPPIVRMMRATMIEVRESEYVQQARLKGMSERLVLWRHAAPNAIGPVAQVVALQLAWLAGGVVAIEYLFNFPGVGKVLMDAIENRDVPLIQAVVLLIAGIYILVNLVADVIGLASNPKVRVANR